The genomic DNA GCGGCATCGGCTCACCCACACCGGCGGCATGGGACAGCACGATGTTCCGCTGCAGCGTGGCCAGGTCTTCGGGCTCGATGCGCACGCTGGCCAGCTTGCCGAAGCCGGTGTTGATGCCATAGACCGGCGCGCCCTTGGCGACGATGGCGTCCACGGTCGCGGCGCTGGCCTGCACGGCCGGCAGGCACGCCGGATCCAGTGCGATGCGTGCGCCGCGATACACCTGCCGCCACTGCGCAAGGGGTACATGGGCAGGGCGAAGGACCAGCGGGGTGTTGCGCGTGTCATCTTGCATTGAAGCGTGCTCCATCAAACAGGGTCGGGCTGCCCGCGCACGACGCGCGCGTGCAGCGGATTGAAGCCGATGCGGTAGACCAGGTCGGCCGGCGCGTCGATGTCCCAGATCGCCAGGTCGCAGTCCATGCCCACTGCCAGCCGGCCGATGCGATCACCCCGGCCCAGCGCCTGGGCCGCATGCCGGGTGAAGCCGGCAATGCACTCTTCCACCGTCAGCCGGAACAGCGTGGCGCCCATGTTCATCGCCAGCAGCGGGCTGGTGAGTGGTGAGGTGCCGGGATTGCAGTCGGTGGCCAGTGCCAGCGGCACGCCGGCTGCACGCAGCGCCGCGATCGGCGGCAGGGTTGTGTCGCGGGTGAAGTAGAACGCGCCGGGCAACAGCACGGCCACGGTGCCGGCCTCGGCCATGGCGGCGATGCCGGCCGCATCCAGATGTTCGACATGGTCGGCCGACAATGCACCGTGGCGCGCGGCGAGTTCGGCGCCGTGCTGGTTGCTCAGCTGCTCGGCATGGATCTTGATCGCCAGCCCGTGCGCCTGCGCGGCGGCGAATACCTGGGCGGCCTGCGCGGTGGAAAACGCGATGTTCTCGCAGAAGATGTCGACCGCTTCAGCCAGCCCCTCCGCTGCAATGGCCGGGATCATCACGGTGCAGACTTCGTCGATGTATTCCTGCGCCTCACGTCCCGGCGGCACCGCGTGCGCGCCGAGGAAAGTCGGTACGACGTGCACGTTGCACGCTTCCCCGAGTGCGCGTGCGACCTGGAGTTGCTTGCGTTCGTCGTCCAGGGTCAGGCCGTAACCGGATTTGACTTCCAGCGTGGTGATGCCTTCCGCACGCATCGCCAGCAGGCGAGGGCGGCTTTGTCGCGCCAGCTCTTGGTGGTCTGCCGCACGCGTGGCGCGCACCGTGGAGACGATGCCGCCGCCGGCGCGGGCGATGTCGGCATAGCTGACCCCCTGCAGGCGCTGCTCGAACTCGTTGGCGCGGTTGCCGGCGTACACCAGATGGGTGTGGCAGTCGATCAAGCCGGGGGATATCCAGCGGCCTTCGCCGTCGATACGGCGCGTGGGCTGCAGGTGGGCGCCGCTGCGTGCGGGTCCGACATGGAGGATGCGACCCTCATGCGCGGCAAGCTCGCCATCGCGCAGGATGCCCAAGCCGTCGCCGCACAGGGTGATCAGGTGTACGTTGGTCCACAGGGTGTCGCACTGCATGGGCGTCGCTACACGGTTGCGCTGATATGTCTATACAATATAGGCGTCCTTTCCGGGTTGTCCAGCCATGACCGATGCGATGTCTCCGCCTGCCTTCCACGCTGCCCACGCCCTGCTGCCCGATGGCTGGGCGCGCGATGTCAGATTGCAGGTACGCGACGGATGCATTGCGTCGGTGGACGCGGGTGTTCCCGCGCAGCGCAGCGATACGGCGGTGGAGATTCTGGTCCCCGGCCTTCCCAACCTGCACAGCCATGCGTTCCAGCGGGGCATGGCCGGGCTGACGGAGATCGGCGGCGGCGACGGCGATAGCTTCTGGAGCTGGCGCGAGCTGATGTACCGCTTCCTGGCCCGGCTGGTACCAGACGCGGTCGAGGCCATCGCCGCACAGGCGTACATGGAGATGCTGGAAAGCGGCTTCACCCGCGTCGGCGAGTTCCATTACCTGCACCACGATGCCGACGGCAATGCGTATGCGGACCCGGCCGAGATGTCTGCTCGTATCGCCGCTGCAGCCGCGCAGACGGGCATCGGCCTGACCTTGCTGCCGGTGTTCTATGCGCATGCGGACTTCGGCGGCGCGGCGCCCAATCCGGCGCAGCGGCGATTGATCCACGACGTGGACGGGTTCGCGCGATTGCTGGAAGGCGCGCGCGGCGCGTTGGCCTCGCTGCCGGACGCGGTGCTCGGCATGGCCCCGCACAGCCTGCGCGCGGTGACCGGCGATGAGCTGTCCGCGTTGCTGCCGCTGAACGACGGTCCGGTGCACATCCATATCGCCGAGCAGCTGCGCGAGGTCGATGCCTGCGTGGCGTGGAGCGGCCTGCGTCCGGTGCGTTGGCTGTACGAACACGCCGCAGTGGACGCACGCTGGTGCCTGGTGCACGCCACCCATATCGACGAAGACGAGCGCGCACGCATCGTGGCCAGCCAAGCCGTAGCAGGGCTGTGCCCGATCACCGAAGCCAACCTGGGTGATGGGCTGTTCCCGATGCAGGCCTTCGCGCGCGAGGGCGGGCGCTTCGGTGTCGGCTCCGATTCCAATGTGCTGATCGATGCGGCCGAGGAACTGCGCCTGCTGGAATACGGGCAGCGCCTGAGCCTGCGTGGCCGCAACGTGATCGCACCCGATGCGTCGCGCAGTTCGGGACGGTTCCTGTTCGACGGCGCGGTTGCCGGGGGAGCACAGGCCCTCGGCGTAGCCGCCGGGCTGCAGGTGGGCGCAAGCGCGGACCTGCTGGAACTGGATGCAACGCACCCGGCCCTGGTGGGCCGCAGCGGCGACGCCTTGCTTGACAGCTGGGTGTTTGCCGCACGTAATGGCGCGCTTCGCACGGTGTGGCGACACGGTCGCGCGTGCGTGTCCGGTGGGCGCCATCATCAGCGCGATGCCATCACCGCCCGCTTCGCCCAGGCCCTGCGCGGCGTACTGGGCTGATTTCCCTACCTCAAGAGACATCCGTGAAGGCCAGCAAGTCCGCCACGCTCAATCAGCGCATCCGCAGCGAACTGGAAGGCCGCATCCTGAGTGGTGAGTGGGCGCCCGGTTTCCGCATCCCGTACGAACACGAGCTGATGGAGCAGTACGGTTGCTCGCGGATGACGGTGAACAAGGTGCTGACCGCACTGGCGGAGAGCGGCATGATCGAGCGCCGGCGTCGCGCCGGTTCGTTCGTGGCCAGGCAGTCACCGCACCTTGAGCAGGTCGCGCTGGAGATTCCGGATATCGCGATGCAGGTCAGCGCGATGGGTCATGCCTACGCGTACCGGCTGCTGCGGCGGCAATTACGTACCGCGCACGAAGGGGATGCGGGCGAGGCCGAATTGGCAGGTACAGCGCGATTGCTGGCGATGGACTGCCTGCACCTGGCGGATGGTCGGCCGCTGGCGCTGGAGCATCGCCTGATCAGCCCGACCGGCGTGCCGGAAGTGCTGGAGGTGGATTTCGCGGTGACGGCGCCGGGCAGCTGGCTGCTGCAGAACGTGTCCTGGACGCGCGCACAGCACCGGATCAGCGCATGGGGGGCGGACGCAGCGACGGCCAAGCTGCTGGACGTCAAGGCAGGCACGGCGTGTCTGGTGATCGAGCGGCATACGTGGCGCGGTGAGCAGGCCATCACCCGAGTGCGGCAGATATTCCTCGGCGATGCCTGGGACCTGGTGGCACGCTTCGCGCCGGGAAACCGGTGAATGGGTAGTGACGGCCGCTGGCCGTCAATCGCCCGAATCGGCCATTCCGCCGAGCATGGCTCGGCGCTACCGACATCGCGCGGATAGGGACCGCCGCTACCGACAATCGTGTGATTCAGGCATTACAGCGTGGTGCACTGCCGCCAGCGCACGGGCTCGTCGACGCCGGGACGGGCGTTGAGCTGTACGCGTACGTTGCGCAGGGCGGGGTAGCGCATCACTTCCTCGCAGATGCGGGGCCACACCTCATCGATCTCCGCGGTGCGGTTCACCGCCAGGGTCTGCCGGGTCTGCCAGATGCCGCTTGCTACGCCGGGCAGGCGGCCCAGGGCGCGCGACAGCTCCTGCTGGTAGCGATCCAGCGTTGCAGTATCCGGATTGATCTCCTGGCCCGCCGGTTCGCGACCCGGGGCATCGGCGGGCGCCGTTGGCGCAGCCGCCGCGGGCGCCACGGCAGGGGCCGCGTCCGCACGGGGTGCCGCTGTGGTCGACTCCACCACCGGTGCCTCACTGTGCACCGTCTGGTAGCCCACGCCCACCAGCAGCCCCAACGTGCTCGACGCCAGCGCGGCAATCAGGATCCGGCGCAACGCTTCATGCCGCGCGGCATTCTTCACGCCCGATTCGATATCGCCCGGCAGGTACGGTGACAGCAACGGCCACAGGCGCCGACCGTCCAGCACTTCCACGGACTGCTTCTCAGCAATCGCCTGGCCGTCGCCGTCCACCAGCCCTTCGGTGATCAGGATCCCGCCGCGTGCACCGGCAAGGCGGGCGGCGGCGCCCAGCTCGTTGATGGCGGCGGTGCCGATGCGGTAAGCCAAGCCGTGCTTGCACGACACCAGCCACTGGTTGGCACCTTCGGCCATCAGGAAATCGCTGCGCGGTTCGCGGCTGTCATCCTCATGGCGCCGCACCTCTTCCAGCCCGCGCCGCTCACGCAGGGCGCGCTTGACCAGTTCAGAGAAATCGCGCCAGTGCATGCCGGCCAGGGCCTGCAGCCCGAGACTCATTTCCTTGCGTCGCCGTTTCACCAGCCACAGGTAGGCGGTGGCAAGCAGGAAACAGGTGAGGGCCAGCAACAGGGCCAATATCCAGGAGAACATGCAGGCGGGAACGCTGACGGCAGAGGGGGGCGGACAGTGTAAAGGTCCTGCGTGCCCATCGCGTCAGGGCCACCCTGACACAGCATCAGCCAAGCCAGGTGCCAGACATGAAAAACCCGCCATTACCTGAAGCCGTGAGGGGAGGGACAAACGGCGGTAACAGCGGGTTGAGGTGATTCTGTTCCAGCAGCCTGCTGCTTTGCAACAAAGCAGCAGGAACGCTGTGTTTCCCGCAGCAACTCCAATCAGGGCGTGCTGCCCGGCGACTGGTGGCTGCCTGGGGTGGGGTCGCCGCTGGCGGTGCTGGCGGTGCGGCTTTCCAAGCGATTGAGGCGCGTGGTCAAGGCATCGATGCGCGCATTGAGCGTTGCCACGTCTTCCGCGTTCGGCACGTGCAGGCGCTTCAGCACACCGTGCACGCGGTCTTCGAAGGCTTTCTCGACCTTGTCCCAGGTGCCGGATGCTTTCTCACGTGCCTGGCCCAGATGTTCTTCCACGTTGTCGCGCCAGCCCGGGCCGTCTTCGGTGGATTTCTCGCGGCGGCGGTTTTCGAACGCTTCGCCTTCCTTCACCAGGCCATCGAAGAAGCGGTTGCCTTCCGCCTGTGCGCGGCCCAACGCGCCGAGACCGGCCAGCCAGACCTGCTGGGCCGAATCACTGAGGCGTCGGGAAACGCGCTCGGCCTGATCCTGGAAGGACGCCTTGTCCTGCGCGTCGTTGCGGGGGTCGTGCTCGTCGTACTGGTTCATGGGGTCTCCTGCATGGACGGATGCAGGAGTCAGCCTAGCGCTGCGAATGCTGGGGCGGCGTGATGGCCGCGCGCCCGGTCGATCCGTGATTCAGCGGGGCGTTGGCTCAGCCCAGCTTTTCCTGCAGTACGCGCTGGATCTCACTTTCCACCATGCCTTTCATCGCTGATAGCAGGAAGCCCAGCTTGGCCGTCACCCGCACGGCGCTGGCCTGCAGCTCGATGGCACCGTCCACGCCGCTGCCGGAGAAATCCAGCACATCGCCGCGCCAGTTCGACTGCACGCCGAACCGCTCGGTGAGTTTGGCCGCCACGTCCTCGATGGCCTGACGCGCAGCGGGCGCGGGCAGGGCGTGGGCGTGGACGATATCGATGCTGGACATGGCGGTTCCTTGCGAATGCTGGTGGTGTTTGACCGTGCATTGTGCGCATGGCGACAGCAAACGCCAACTGACAAGGTTCTTCTGCGAATGTCAGCCACCTGCTAGGCTGCGCCGCATGCCTAATCTGCACGTCCATTACAGCCAGAACCCGCAGCCCGACCAGCCCTTGTTGCCGGGGGTGCAGAAAATAGTGCGCCAGGCCAACGGCAGCATCAAACTGGTGGAAGGCAGCCAAGGCAGCCTGTTGCTGGCCCAGCTCAGCCTGGACCAGCGCGGCCTGTGGCTGCAGGTGGCTGCCGGGGTGCGCGGGCTTCATGTCAACGGCCGTCCGGTGCGGCGCATGGCGCTGCTGCGTGCCGGCGACGCGGTGTATGTGGAAGGCGTGGAGTTGTTGATCGTGGGTGAGGTGGATACACCGGTCATCGCCCCGTCGGCACAGGCCGCACACCCGTCCGACGAACCGCGCCTGCTGCGTGGTGTCGGCGGACCCCACCACGGCCGCGGCTTTCCGCTGGATCGCCCGCTGGTGGTGGGGCGCAGCGCCGACGCAGATATCCAGATCGACGAGCCGGCCTTCGCCGATCAGCATGCGCGCGTGGAAAGTCACGGCGAACGCATCCTGCTGCGCGACCTCGGCACCGGCGAAGGCAGCCGGGTGAACGGCGTGGCCGTGCGGCATTGCTGGCTGCAGGGCGGCGACCAGGTGGTGTTCGATGGCCAGCATCGTTTCGTGCTGGAGCTGCCGGATGACCCGCGCCAGCGACCGCAGCCGATGGACGAGTACACGTACAGCGAGCCGGATGAAGCCGCGACGGATCTGGCACCGCGCCGCGTCCGGCGCTGGCCGTGGTTGTTGGTGAGCGCGCTGCTGCTGGCGGGTGTGCTGAGCCTGCTGCTGTGGTTTGGCGCGCGCTGAGAGATGGCCGCTGCGCTCGCCGAGCGTGGCTCGGCGCTACCGATGTCTCCGGGCGCACGCCGATGGATACCGATGCAACCAAATTTCCCTTGAACGGCCGGGTCTAAAGGCTGGTGCGCTGCGGCATACTAGGGGTCTTGCCTCACAGGTGTGACATGACCCGCGCGTACAACTTCAGTGCCGGCCCTGCAGCGTTGCCGGAAGTGGTCCTGCGCCAGGCGCAGGAAGAGATGCTGGAATGGCATGGTGCTGGCGCCTCCATCGTGGAGATGAGCCATCGCGGACCGGAGTTCATGGCCGTGGCCGCCGCTGCCGAAGCCGATCTGCGGCAACTGCTCAGCGTGCCGGACGACTACGCCGTGCTGTTCCTGCCCGGTGGTGCCACCACCCAGCAGGCACTGATTCCGCTCAATTTCGCCAGCGCCGGCCAACGCGCCGATTATGTGCTGACCGGTCATTGGGGCAATACCGCGGTCAAGCAGGCCTCGCCGTACGTGTCGCCGGTCATCGTCGCCAGCAGCCAGGCCGACGGATTCCGTGACATCCCGGCGCGTGCCGGATGGCAGCTGTCCGACGATGCGGCTTACGTGCATATCACCGCCAATGAAACCATCCACGGCGTGGAGTTCCGCGACACGCCCGATACCGGTGGCGTGCCGCTGGTGGCCGATTTCAGTTCGTCCATCGCCAGCGAACCGCTGGATATCAGCCGCTACGGTGTGATCTATGCCGGCGCGCAGAAGAATCTCGGCCCGGTCGGTATTGCGGTGGTGATCATCCGCCGCGACCTGCTGGAACGCAGCGGGCAATCGCGCGCCGACATTTTTGATTACCGCTCGCACGCCGCGCGCGACTCCATGCTCAATACCCCACCGACCTGGAACTGGTACCTGGCCGGGCTGGTGTTCAAGTGGATGCTGGCCGAGGGCGGCGTGGTCGAGTTCGCCAAGCGCAACGCGGCCAAGGCGGCGCTGGTGTACGCGGCGATCGATGCCTCCGGTGGGTTTTACCGCAACGAGGTCGCCGTCGCGGCGCGCTCGCGGATGAATATCCCGTTCTTCCTGCCCACTGCCGAGTTGGATGCGCGATTTGTCGCCGATGCCAAGGCGGCGGGACTGCTCGCCTTGAAAGGCCACAAGGCCGTGGGCGGCATCCGTGCCTCGCTGTACAACGCCATGCCCGTCGCCGGCGCCGAAGCGCTGGTCGCCTTCATGGCGGACTTCCAGCAACGTCACGGTTGAGTCGCTTCACTGTCCATCCCCGGCGCGCGCTGACTGCGCGCCCTGCATCAAGGAACACAGATGGCTAGCAAACCTGCCAAGCCGGCTGCCGCCAAGGCCGCCAAGGGCAAACCCGCCGCGCCGGGCAAGCCGAACGCCGCCTCGAAAGCCAAGGCCGCGAAGGTCGAAGCACCCGCATCCGTACCCCCGGTGCTGGCCGATGTGCGGGGCAAGATCGACCAGATCGACCGTGACATCCAGTCGCTGATCGCCGAGCGTGCCCGTTTCGCCCACCAGGTGGGCAAGGCCAAGGGCAAGCTCGCCGCGGCCGTGGATTACTACCGCCCCGAACGCGAAGCCCAGGTGCTGCGCATGGTGGTGGACCGCAACGAAGGCCCGCTCAGCGATGAGCTGCTGGTGCATGTCTACCGCGAGATCATGTCGGCCTGCCTGGCCCAGCAGGAGCCGCTGAAGATCGGTTATCTCGGTCCGGAAGGCACCTTCAGCCAGCAGGCCGTGCTCAAGCATTTCGGTCGCTCGGCGCTGGGCCTGCCGATGGGCAGCATCGAAGAAGTGTTCCAGGAAGTGGAAGCAGGCAACGCCGATTTCGGCGTGGTGCCGGTGGAAAACTCGGGGCAGGGCACCATCCAGATCACCCTGGACATGTTCCTGACCTCCAACCTGAAAATCTGTGGCGAAGCCGAACTGCGCGTGCAGCAGTTCATCATGTCGCGCAGTGGCCGACTGGACGACATCGAGCGCATCTACGCGCATCCGCAGTCGTTCATGCAGACCTCGGCATGGCTGCGTGCCAACCTGCCGAAAGCGGAGAAGATCCCGGTATCGAGCAACGCGGAAGGCGCACGTCGCGCCCGCAACGCCGATGATGCGGCGGCGATCGGTGGCGAGAACGCCGGCCACGTGTACAACCTGAAAAAGGTCGTCACCAAGCCGATCCAGAACGACGCCGACAACACCACGCGCTTCCTGGTGATCGGCCGCAACATCTTCCCGACGTCCGGCCATGACCGCACCTCGGTGCTGGTGTTCATCCATGACAAGCCCGGCGCGCTGTTCGACGTGCTCAGCCCGTTCGCGCGCCATGGCATCAGCATGAACCGCATCGAGTCGCGGCCCTCGCACCACGGCAAGTGGGAGTACGGCTTCTTCATCGATCTGGCGGGGCACATCGACG from Stenotrophomonas sp. 169 includes the following:
- the pheA gene encoding prephenate dehydratase, yielding MASKPAKPAAAKAAKGKPAAPGKPNAASKAKAAKVEAPASVPPVLADVRGKIDQIDRDIQSLIAERARFAHQVGKAKGKLAAAVDYYRPEREAQVLRMVVDRNEGPLSDELLVHVYREIMSACLAQQEPLKIGYLGPEGTFSQQAVLKHFGRSALGLPMGSIEEVFQEVEAGNADFGVVPVENSGQGTIQITLDMFLTSNLKICGEAELRVQQFIMSRSGRLDDIERIYAHPQSFMQTSAWLRANLPKAEKIPVSSNAEGARRARNADDAAAIGGENAGHVYNLKKVVTKPIQNDADNTTRFLVIGRNIFPTSGHDRTSVLVFIHDKPGALFDVLSPFARHGISMNRIESRPSHHGKWEYGFFIDLAGHIDDEPMQAALAELEAHAAQIKVLGSYPVAVP
- a CDS encoding FHA domain-containing protein, with amino-acid sequence MPNLHVHYSQNPQPDQPLLPGVQKIVRQANGSIKLVEGSQGSLLLAQLSLDQRGLWLQVAAGVRGLHVNGRPVRRMALLRAGDAVYVEGVELLIVGEVDTPVIAPSAQAAHPSDEPRLLRGVGGPHHGRGFPLDRPLVVGRSADADIQIDEPAFADQHARVESHGERILLRDLGTGEGSRVNGVAVRHCWLQGGDQVVFDGQHRFVLELPDDPRQRPQPMDEYTYSEPDEAATDLAPRRVRRWPWLLVSALLLAGVLSLLLWFGAR
- a CDS encoding polyhydroxyalkanoic acid system family protein translates to MSSIDIVHAHALPAPAARQAIEDVAAKLTERFGVQSNWRGDVLDFSGSGVDGAIELQASAVRVTAKLGFLLSAMKGMVESEIQRVLQEKLG
- the hutI gene encoding imidazolonepropionase, which encodes MQCDTLWTNVHLITLCGDGLGILRDGELAAHEGRILHVGPARSGAHLQPTRRIDGEGRWISPGLIDCHTHLVYAGNRANEFEQRLQGVSYADIARAGGGIVSTVRATRAADHQELARQSRPRLLAMRAEGITTLEVKSGYGLTLDDERKQLQVARALGEACNVHVVPTFLGAHAVPPGREAQEYIDEVCTVMIPAIAAEGLAEAVDIFCENIAFSTAQAAQVFAAAQAHGLAIKIHAEQLSNQHGAELAARHGALSADHVEHLDAAGIAAMAEAGTVAVLLPGAFYFTRDTTLPPIAALRAAGVPLALATDCNPGTSPLTSPLLAMNMGATLFRLTVEECIAGFTRHAAQALGRGDRIGRLAVGMDCDLAIWDIDAPADLVYRIGFNPLHARVVRGQPDPV
- a CDS encoding restriction endonuclease encodes the protein MFSWILALLLALTCFLLATAYLWLVKRRRKEMSLGLQALAGMHWRDFSELVKRALRERRGLEEVRRHEDDSREPRSDFLMAEGANQWLVSCKHGLAYRIGTAAINELGAAARLAGARGGILITEGLVDGDGQAIAEKQSVEVLDGRRLWPLLSPYLPGDIESGVKNAARHEALRRILIAALASSTLGLLVGVGYQTVHSEAPVVESTTAAPRADAAPAVAPAAAAPTAPADAPGREPAGQEINPDTATLDRYQQELSRALGRLPGVASGIWQTRQTLAVNRTAEIDEVWPRICEEVMRYPALRNVRVQLNARPGVDEPVRWRQCTTL
- the serC gene encoding 3-phosphoserine/phosphohydroxythreonine transaminase — its product is MTRAYNFSAGPAALPEVVLRQAQEEMLEWHGAGASIVEMSHRGPEFMAVAAAAEADLRQLLSVPDDYAVLFLPGGATTQQALIPLNFASAGQRADYVLTGHWGNTAVKQASPYVSPVIVASSQADGFRDIPARAGWQLSDDAAYVHITANETIHGVEFRDTPDTGGVPLVADFSSSIASEPLDISRYGVIYAGAQKNLGPVGIAVVIIRRDLLERSGQSRADIFDYRSHAARDSMLNTPPTWNWYLAGLVFKWMLAEGGVVEFAKRNAAKAALVYAAIDASGGFYRNEVAVAARSRMNIPFFLPTAELDARFVADAKAAGLLALKGHKAVGGIRASLYNAMPVAGAEALVAFMADFQQRHG
- a CDS encoding phasin family protein, with product MNQYDEHDPRNDAQDKASFQDQAERVSRRLSDSAQQVWLAGLGALGRAQAEGNRFFDGLVKEGEAFENRRREKSTEDGPGWRDNVEEHLGQAREKASGTWDKVEKAFEDRVHGVLKRLHVPNAEDVATLNARIDALTTRLNRLESRTASTASGDPTPGSHQSPGSTP
- the hutC gene encoding histidine utilization repressor, producing the protein MKASKSATLNQRIRSELEGRILSGEWAPGFRIPYEHELMEQYGCSRMTVNKVLTALAESGMIERRRRAGSFVARQSPHLEQVALEIPDIAMQVSAMGHAYAYRLLRRQLRTAHEGDAGEAELAGTARLLAMDCLHLADGRPLALEHRLISPTGVPEVLEVDFAVTAPGSWLLQNVSWTRAQHRISAWGADAATAKLLDVKAGTACLVIERHTWRGEQAITRVRQIFLGDAWDLVARFAPGNR
- a CDS encoding formimidoylglutamate deiminase yields the protein MTDAMSPPAFHAAHALLPDGWARDVRLQVRDGCIASVDAGVPAQRSDTAVEILVPGLPNLHSHAFQRGMAGLTEIGGGDGDSFWSWRELMYRFLARLVPDAVEAIAAQAYMEMLESGFTRVGEFHYLHHDADGNAYADPAEMSARIAAAAAQTGIGLTLLPVFYAHADFGGAAPNPAQRRLIHDVDGFARLLEGARGALASLPDAVLGMAPHSLRAVTGDELSALLPLNDGPVHIHIAEQLREVDACVAWSGLRPVRWLYEHAAVDARWCLVHATHIDEDERARIVASQAVAGLCPITEANLGDGLFPMQAFAREGGRFGVGSDSNVLIDAAEELRLLEYGQRLSLRGRNVIAPDASRSSGRFLFDGAVAGGAQALGVAAGLQVGASADLLELDATHPALVGRSGDALLDSWVFAARNGALRTVWRHGRACVSGGRHHQRDAITARFAQALRGVLG